From a single Flavobacteriales bacterium genomic region:
- a CDS encoding biotin--[acetyl-CoA-carboxylase] ligase has protein sequence MPMLIGQRKILLDEVDSTNAYCARQLRSDAPPEGTLFAAKQQTSGRGQTGKSWWSEAGKNLTFSIALYPGFLTPMQSFALNQWAALGLLHYLQTLSGFPDGTLAIKWPNDLLVGGRKIAGILIETAMQQGRIAHAIAGIGLNVNQDRFPDDLPGATSVRLQTGRPYELDAFLEGVCVSLDEVYEKLRMQGVGALQADYEAYMFGRGAWRPYVIRGVRKEGLIRGVDEAGRLLMSFRDGNLHAFGFQEISFGDGPPFAL, from the coding sequence TTGCCCATGCTCATCGGTCAGCGGAAGATTTTATTGGACGAAGTGGATTCCACGAATGCTTATTGCGCCCGGCAGTTGAGGAGCGATGCACCCCCCGAAGGCACTTTGTTTGCAGCGAAACAACAAACCTCAGGCCGGGGGCAGACAGGTAAATCATGGTGGAGCGAGGCCGGAAAAAACCTCACCTTCAGCATTGCCTTGTACCCCGGATTTCTAACCCCCATGCAATCGTTTGCGCTCAATCAATGGGCGGCGCTCGGACTTCTTCATTACCTGCAAACATTGTCCGGTTTTCCCGACGGAACCCTGGCCATCAAATGGCCCAACGATTTGCTGGTAGGGGGGAGGAAGATCGCGGGTATCCTCATAGAAACCGCCATGCAGCAGGGGCGCATCGCCCATGCCATTGCGGGAATCGGACTGAATGTGAACCAGGATCGGTTTCCGGATGACCTGCCCGGGGCTACTTCGGTGCGTTTACAAACAGGAAGGCCATATGAGTTGGATGCATTCCTCGAAGGCGTATGTGTTTCGCTTGATGAAGTCTATGAGAAGTTGCGCATGCAAGGTGTCGGTGCTTTACAGGCAGATTATGAAGCATACATGTTCGGCAGGGGAGCCTGGCGCCCGTACGTGATAAGAGGAGTTAGGAAAGAAGGGTTGATTCGGGGTGTTGATGAAGCCGGACGTTTGCTGATGTCTTTCCGCGACGGCAATCTGCATGCCTTCGGTTTCCAGGAGATCAGCTTTGGGGATGGGCCTCCATTTGCGCTTTGA
- a CDS encoding orotate phosphoribosyltransferase: MIVQEEVAVKTAELLLQIKAIKLNPSNPYTWASGWRSPIYCDNRKILSYPKVRTFIRQQLAAAIESKTGKPDVIAGVATGAIAHGVLAAQALDLPFIYVRPKPKEHGLGNQIEGEVEAGKRAVVVEDLVSTGMSSLQALQALRSAGVEVKGMVAIFDYGFQVAKKAFNEAKCDLFTLSDYPTLIRVAMETNYIKEADLKALTAWRNHPDTWQQPKS, from the coding sequence ATGATCGTGCAAGAAGAAGTGGCGGTTAAAACCGCCGAGTTGTTGTTGCAAATTAAGGCAATTAAACTGAATCCGTCGAACCCCTATACGTGGGCTTCCGGGTGGCGTTCTCCCATCTATTGTGACAACCGCAAAATCCTTTCCTATCCGAAGGTACGTACCTTCATCCGGCAGCAACTGGCAGCAGCCATCGAATCCAAAACCGGTAAGCCGGATGTGATCGCGGGTGTTGCCACCGGGGCCATCGCCCACGGCGTGCTTGCAGCCCAGGCATTGGATCTTCCGTTCATTTACGTACGTCCCAAACCGAAAGAACACGGACTGGGTAACCAGATTGAAGGCGAAGTGGAAGCAGGGAAACGTGCCGTGGTTGTGGAAGACCTGGTATCCACCGGCATGAGCAGCCTACAGGCATTGCAAGCTTTGCGTAGCGCCGGTGTGGAAGTGAAGGGCATGGTGGCCATTTTTGATTACGGATTCCAGGTGGCCAAAAAGGCCTTCAACGAAGCCAAATGCGATCTGTTCACTTTGTCTGATTACCCAACGCTGATCCGTGTAGCAATGGAAACCAACTACATCAAGGAAGCCGACCTGAAAGCGCTGACCGCGTGGAGGAATCATCCGGACACATGGCAACAACCCAAATCCTGA
- a CDS encoding DUF2007 domain-containing protein, producing the protein MDRNWVSVFTTTKNQAAVLMMNLLEQNEIAAVTMNRIDSAYPLLGEIMILVHPDDVIRAKHLINKNLTP; encoded by the coding sequence ATGGACCGTAACTGGGTTTCCGTTTTCACAACCACAAAGAACCAGGCGGCTGTTCTGATGATGAACCTCCTGGAACAAAATGAAATTGCCGCGGTGACCATGAACCGCATTGATTCCGCCTACCCTTTGCTGGGTGAAATCATGATCCTCGTGCACCCCGACGACGTGATCCGTGCCAAGCACCTGATCAATAAAAACCTCACCCCATGA
- a CDS encoding ATP-dependent zinc metalloprotease FtsH, with the protein MSTETNHTNSNYRKSEKDSGTPGGPPRKPKFGFNLYWVYIIIIFIFIAIHIFTSYSKTVNNISWQQFNKEMLQQHDVDKIVVVNGEVAEVYIKKDSLKKATYDDVRQRTLGSFENAGPHYEINIGKEEIFREDLRDAEKEFSPEDKVNVFYETRRDVLGGMLTWILPLGLFVAIWVFLMRRMSGGSMGGSQIFNIGKSRATLFDRNTQVSVTFDDVAGLEGAKVEIKEIVDFLKNPSKYTDLGGKIPKGALLVGPPGTGKTLIAKAVAGEAKVPFFSLSGSDFVEMFVGVGASRVRDLFKQAKEKAPCIVFIDEIDAIGRSRGKSLTQGANDERENTLNQLLTEMDGFGTNSGVIILAATNRADVLDRALLRPGRFDRLIYVELPDLHEREAIFKVHLKNLKKLDSTVDISFLARQTPGFSGADIANICNEAALIAARKDKAFVSKQEFLDAVDRIIGGMEKKNKVITMDEKKVIAYHESGHATVSWLVEHASPLVKVTIVPRGKSLGAAWYLPEERQITTTEQMLDEICATLGGRAAEEVIFGKISTGALNDLEKVTKQAQAMVMIYGLNSRIGNLSYYDSTGQSEYSLTKPYSEQTAQIIDEEVSKIVEAQYQRAKDILLKNKDKLVLLAEKLLKEEVIFKEDLEVIFGQRPFVKNGQEVNAPSQAPAEPIQPSGHHTPGAGPSSSTETSGPDDEKSSDQQQFELNL; encoded by the coding sequence ATGAGTACAGAAACCAATCATACAAACAGCAACTACCGCAAATCTGAGAAAGACAGCGGTACCCCCGGCGGGCCGCCGCGTAAACCCAAATTCGGTTTCAACCTGTATTGGGTTTACATCATCATCATTTTCATTTTCATTGCCATTCACATTTTCACCAGTTACAGCAAAACGGTCAACAACATCTCGTGGCAGCAATTCAACAAAGAAATGCTGCAACAACACGACGTGGATAAGATCGTGGTGGTCAACGGTGAAGTGGCTGAGGTGTACATCAAGAAAGACAGCCTCAAGAAGGCCACATACGATGACGTGCGTCAGCGGACCCTGGGCAGCTTTGAGAATGCCGGGCCTCACTACGAGATCAACATCGGGAAAGAAGAGATTTTTCGTGAAGACCTTCGTGATGCCGAGAAAGAATTCAGCCCGGAAGACAAAGTCAATGTATTCTATGAAACCCGAAGGGATGTGCTCGGCGGCATGCTGACCTGGATTCTTCCGCTCGGCCTGTTCGTTGCCATCTGGGTCTTCCTGATGCGCCGCATGAGTGGCGGCAGCATGGGAGGCAGCCAGATCTTCAACATCGGCAAGTCCCGCGCAACCCTGTTCGATCGCAATACGCAGGTATCGGTGACATTTGATGATGTGGCCGGACTGGAAGGCGCCAAAGTAGAAATCAAAGAGATCGTTGACTTCCTGAAGAACCCTTCCAAGTATACCGACCTGGGTGGTAAAATTCCCAAAGGCGCACTGCTGGTAGGCCCTCCCGGAACAGGTAAAACCCTGATTGCAAAGGCCGTTGCCGGCGAGGCCAAGGTGCCGTTCTTTTCGCTCTCGGGTTCTGACTTCGTTGAAATGTTCGTGGGTGTGGGCGCGTCCCGCGTTCGTGATCTGTTTAAACAAGCCAAGGAAAAAGCACCCTGTATCGTGTTCATCGACGAAATCGATGCCATTGGAAGATCCCGCGGCAAAAGCCTGACGCAAGGCGCCAATGATGAAAGGGAAAATACCCTCAACCAACTCCTCACCGAAATGGATGGTTTCGGCACCAACAGTGGCGTCATCATCCTGGCCGCCACCAACCGCGCCGACGTACTCGACCGCGCATTGCTGCGTCCCGGCCGCTTCGACCGACTCATCTATGTTGAACTTCCCGATTTGCACGAGCGTGAAGCCATTTTCAAGGTACATCTGAAAAACCTCAAAAAACTGGATAGCACCGTGGATATTTCTTTCCTCGCCCGCCAGACACCGGGGTTCTCAGGTGCCGACATCGCCAACATATGCAACGAGGCCGCACTGATCGCCGCACGGAAAGACAAGGCCTTCGTGAGCAAGCAGGAATTTCTGGATGCTGTGGACCGCATCATCGGCGGCATGGAAAAGAAGAACAAGGTGATCACGATGGACGAGAAAAAAGTGATCGCTTACCACGAATCCGGACACGCCACCGTGAGCTGGCTAGTAGAACATGCCAGTCCGCTTGTGAAAGTCACCATCGTGCCGCGGGGCAAATCACTGGGTGCCGCATGGTACCTGCCCGAAGAGCGACAGATCACCACCACCGAACAAATGCTCGACGAGATTTGTGCCACCCTCGGCGGAAGAGCCGCAGAAGAAGTGATCTTCGGCAAGATCTCAACCGGTGCGCTCAACGACCTGGAAAAAGTCACCAAGCAGGCGCAAGCCATGGTGATGATATACGGACTGAACAGCCGGATCGGTAACCTGAGCTACTACGACTCCACAGGTCAAAGTGAGTATTCCCTCACCAAACCTTATAGCGAACAAACGGCACAGATCATTGACGAGGAAGTGTCCAAGATCGTAGAAGCGCAATACCAAAGAGCCAAAGACATCCTTTTGAAAAACAAAGACAAGCTGGTATTGCTGGCCGAAAAACTATTGAAGGAAGAAGTGATTTTCAAGGAAGACCTGGAGGTGATCTTCGGTCAACGGCCATTTGTAAAGAACGGTCAGGAAGTCAATGCCCCATCGCAGGCGCCGGCAGAACCGATCCAACCATCAGGTCATCATACCCCCGGTGCCGGTCCGTCGTCCAGCACCGAAACCAGCGGACCGGATGATGAGAAGTCCAGCGATCAGCAACAGTTTGAACTGAACCTGTAA
- a CDS encoding redoxin domain-containing protein produces MLHRFLLLTTLLLSLTCGAQTVIEGSAPEYKGKTVYFRTYGEQLLFNEETLGEAKVDATGHFKTDLLLLETTAVFIDVDGTRKLLHAEKNIHYNVEIHAGRDMNGDPVPMKILKEGPSKLNEKIRDFDGRYAAFRKKNLNVLNTEKGPEVVKEFLAEVNKEAIASQLPYYKTYVTYETAELYMLEEMDNRKFIQAYFTDRPVYPNHISYMYAFNNAFKTYLPELLVSRKSKSLWPPLLDRKLNAFLDSLGKDPLLKSPELREWVTLKGMISLYATPNSDKPMILSMISQFYNRKVVHTTNKAAGLIYRQLNKSVEDEPLPDINMTDLTGSAYTWEDAAHRPTYIMFMVTTDPKCVGELELLKSYHESYGTLVRFVAVSLDESEQAYRKLAERSKPEFDFVHASDPKKVAELYNLPVLPQYIMADEQKKIVHAGAPSPAERLHEFLLPYVRKK; encoded by the coding sequence ATGCTGCATCGGTTTCTTCTTCTTACCACTTTGTTGTTGAGCCTGACCTGCGGCGCCCAAACGGTGATCGAAGGAAGCGCTCCTGAATACAAAGGAAAAACCGTGTACTTCCGCACGTATGGTGAACAGTTGCTGTTCAATGAAGAAACACTCGGAGAAGCCAAGGTGGATGCTACCGGGCATTTCAAAACCGACTTACTCCTGCTGGAAACAACCGCTGTATTTATTGATGTGGACGGAACGAGGAAACTGCTGCATGCAGAAAAAAACATCCATTACAATGTGGAGATCCATGCCGGAAGGGACATGAACGGCGACCCTGTTCCAATGAAAATACTCAAAGAGGGTCCTTCCAAACTGAATGAGAAAATCCGCGACTTCGATGGCAGGTACGCTGCATTCCGCAAAAAGAACCTGAACGTACTCAACACGGAAAAAGGACCGGAAGTTGTAAAAGAATTCCTGGCGGAGGTCAACAAAGAAGCAATTGCCAGTCAGCTGCCCTACTACAAAACCTACGTGACGTATGAAACAGCCGAGTTGTACATGCTGGAAGAAATGGACAACCGCAAATTCATCCAGGCATACTTCACCGACCGGCCGGTTTACCCGAACCACATCTCCTACATGTATGCATTCAACAATGCATTCAAAACCTATCTGCCGGAACTCCTGGTCAGCCGCAAAAGCAAATCGCTCTGGCCTCCCCTGCTCGACCGGAAACTAAATGCGTTTTTAGACAGCCTCGGAAAAGACCCCCTACTGAAGTCTCCGGAATTGAGGGAATGGGTTACCCTGAAAGGCATGATATCCCTTTACGCCACGCCCAACTCCGACAAACCCATGATCCTTTCGATGATCAGCCAGTTCTACAATAGGAAAGTGGTTCACACCACCAACAAGGCGGCGGGACTGATCTACAGACAGCTGAACAAAAGTGTGGAAGATGAACCTCTCCCCGACATCAACATGACCGACCTGACCGGCTCAGCCTATACCTGGGAAGATGCCGCCCACCGTCCTACCTACATCATGTTCATGGTTACCACCGACCCCAAATGTGTGGGAGAACTGGAATTATTGAAATCCTACCACGAATCGTACGGCACCCTGGTACGTTTCGTAGCGGTGAGCCTGGATGAATCGGAACAGGCATACAGGAAACTGGCGGAGCGTTCAAAACCCGAGTTCGATTTTGTACATGCCTCCGACCCAAAAAAGGTGGCGGAACTTTACAACCTGCCGGTGTTGCCCCAATACATCATGGCGGATGAACAGAAAAAGATTGTACACGCCGGAGCCCCCTCTCCTGCGGAAAGATTGCATGAATTCCTGCTGCCGTATGTAAGGAAAAAGTGA
- a CDS encoding phosphatidylserine decarboxylase family protein: MKLHREGKATIFIATMACALLVFVFHRFLPEFLSVPLSVAAVIVLLIILYFFRVPDRASKPDDALVLSPCDGKVVVIEEVEEPEYFKGKRIQISVFMSPLNVHINWYPISGTVSYTKYHPGKYLVAWHPKSSTENERTTIVVKHANGGEILFRQIAGALARRIVYYAKENAKATQGEEMGFIKFGSRLDILVPVDADIKVKLGDVVKGKQSPLAAWTGRG; the protein is encoded by the coding sequence ATGAAATTACACAGAGAAGGCAAAGCCACTATTTTCATCGCCACCATGGCGTGTGCACTGTTGGTATTCGTATTTCACCGGTTCCTGCCGGAGTTCCTGTCGGTTCCGCTGTCGGTTGCCGCCGTGATTGTGCTGCTTATCATTCTTTACTTCTTCCGGGTTCCCGACCGCGCTTCCAAACCGGATGACGCCCTGGTGCTATCACCCTGCGATGGCAAAGTGGTGGTGATTGAGGAAGTGGAGGAACCGGAGTATTTCAAGGGCAAACGCATCCAGATTTCGGTGTTCATGTCGCCGTTGAATGTGCATATCAACTGGTATCCCATTTCGGGCACCGTCAGTTATACCAAATACCATCCGGGCAAATACCTCGTGGCATGGCATCCCAAATCATCCACGGAAAATGAACGCACCACCATCGTGGTAAAACATGCAAACGGCGGCGAAATCCTGTTCAGGCAGATCGCGGGTGCCCTGGCGCGTCGCATCGTATACTATGCGAAAGAAAACGCCAAGGCCACCCAGGGTGAAGAGATGGGCTTCATCAAGTTCGGCTCAAGGCTTGATATCCTCGTGCCTGTGGATGCCGACATCAAGGTGAAGCTGGGGGATGTGGTCAAAGGAAAGCAAAGCCCGCTGGCCGCCTGGACCGGCAGGGGTTGA
- a CDS encoding LUD domain-containing protein codes for MQDSTSKEKILKKIRKALIQKNDSPYTSLDYETNVFPAQQETLDITFAQAFVAVGGQFQFCESLEDLADGLRSILQEKKWDHFHCFEQNLKEVLDKMNLPYIDNKEKFDEIEACITTCEFLVARTGTIVTSSAKSSGRKLPAFTPAHIVIASSNQLLYNMDDCLEALRKKYDQQVPSMISAITGPSRTADIEKTLIIGAHGPKEIYVFLLDAGNA; via the coding sequence ATGCAGGATAGCACATCCAAAGAAAAGATCCTGAAGAAGATCCGAAAGGCGCTTATTCAAAAGAATGACAGTCCGTACACATCCCTCGATTACGAGACCAATGTGTTCCCGGCTCAACAGGAGACCCTTGATATCACCTTTGCCCAGGCCTTTGTTGCCGTAGGCGGTCAGTTCCAGTTTTGCGAGTCCCTGGAGGATTTGGCGGACGGACTTCGTTCTATTTTGCAAGAGAAGAAATGGGATCACTTCCATTGCTTTGAGCAAAACCTGAAAGAGGTGTTGGACAAAATGAACCTGCCTTATATAGACAACAAGGAAAAGTTCGATGAGATCGAAGCATGTATCACCACCTGCGAATTCCTGGTGGCACGTACAGGCACCATCGTTACTTCTTCGGCCAAGTCATCCGGCCGCAAACTGCCCGCGTTCACACCGGCGCATATCGTGATCGCCTCCTCAAACCAATTGCTTTACAACATGGATGACTGCCTGGAGGCATTGCGAAAAAAGTACGACCAGCAGGTGCCTTCCATGATCTCGGCGATCACCGGTCCCAGTCGCACCGCAGATATTGAAAAGACATTGATCATCGGCGCCCACGGCCCCAAAGAGATTTATGTATTTTTATTGGATGCAGGTAACGCCTGA
- a CDS encoding NUDIX domain-containing protein, with product MYKVFVNKVPLLLTDGHFQVDPEGSHFVLQYGDETSLLALQTMLEGGMLAVDQVVVYGDSADEILEHFKQLFVVEVAAGGWVTDPSGQLLAIQRPQHGEGWDLPKGKAEKGETLPETAEREIREECGAGELTNTGTLPVTYHTFFRKDQRTLKECHWYRFESPAFDPIPQEGEGISVAAWIGVDEFVANMAFPALGELVAQVASRVN from the coding sequence ATGTATAAAGTTTTCGTCAACAAGGTTCCGTTGCTACTGACAGATGGCCACTTTCAGGTCGACCCGGAAGGAAGTCATTTCGTGTTGCAGTACGGTGATGAGACTTCCCTGTTGGCGCTGCAAACCATGCTCGAAGGCGGCATGCTGGCGGTAGATCAGGTGGTGGTATATGGTGACTCGGCCGATGAGATCTTGGAACACTTCAAGCAACTGTTCGTGGTGGAAGTGGCCGCCGGTGGTTGGGTAACGGATCCGTCAGGACAGCTCCTGGCCATCCAAAGGCCCCAGCACGGTGAAGGATGGGACCTGCCCAAAGGCAAAGCGGAGAAAGGGGAAACGTTACCGGAAACCGCCGAACGGGAGATCAGGGAAGAATGCGGAGCCGGCGAACTGACCAATACCGGAACTTTGCCTGTGACCTACCATACTTTTTTCAGAAAGGATCAACGCACGCTCAAGGAATGCCATTGGTACCGGTTTGAATCGCCCGCTTTTGATCCCATACCACAGGAAGGTGAAGGAATATCGGTGGCTGCGTGGATCGGTGTGGATGAATTTGTGGCGAACATGGCTTTCCCCGCACTTGGAGAGTTGGTGGCACAGGTAGCGAGCCGCGTGAACTGA
- a CDS encoding GNAT family N-acetyltransferase: protein MKNFRTIPHDRIDRATWDHCVMQDPNGLPYAQSWFLDVVAPEWSGLVYGDYELVFPLTCRKKWGMTYMMQPPFTQQLGWFGHAGAEVTTKDILSALPGDIRLIVYNLHQGIAEVPGTEVRWNRNVCLDLSSETDDIRKGYSTNLKRNLKRAANGGIVIQDGNDLEPVIRMFRENRGKDLAGLNDAIYDVLRNIYRSARDNAGADILYAFDPEGSLMGGVMFLQWKDRTIFSFSGLSEEGKKQGAMAAIVDEMIGRKAGRAGSMLDFEGSNDENLARFYMSFGSQEMKYATVRINRLPWYVKWLKRG from the coding sequence GTGAAAAACTTCAGGACCATACCGCATGACCGGATTGACCGGGCAACCTGGGATCACTGTGTGATGCAGGATCCCAACGGATTGCCGTATGCGCAAAGCTGGTTTCTGGATGTGGTTGCGCCCGAATGGAGCGGATTGGTGTACGGCGATTACGAATTGGTTTTTCCGCTCACCTGCAGAAAAAAGTGGGGCATGACCTATATGATGCAGCCTCCGTTTACTCAGCAGTTGGGATGGTTCGGGCATGCAGGTGCGGAGGTCACAACGAAAGACATCCTGTCTGCCTTGCCCGGCGATATCCGGTTGATCGTGTACAACCTGCACCAGGGCATTGCTGAAGTACCGGGAACGGAAGTTCGTTGGAACCGGAATGTATGCCTGGATCTCTCCTCCGAAACAGATGACATCCGTAAAGGGTATTCCACCAACCTGAAAAGAAACCTGAAGCGCGCTGCCAATGGTGGTATAGTGATACAGGATGGGAATGACCTTGAGCCGGTGATCCGGATGTTCAGGGAGAACAGGGGCAAAGACCTGGCGGGGTTGAATGATGCCATATATGATGTGCTGAGAAATATTTACAGGTCAGCCAGGGACAACGCAGGCGCAGATATCCTTTATGCTTTTGATCCGGAAGGTAGTTTGATGGGCGGGGTCATGTTTTTGCAATGGAAAGACCGAACCATCTTTTCATTTTCCGGTTTAAGTGAAGAAGGAAAGAAGCAAGGTGCGATGGCAGCCATTGTAGATGAGATGATCGGCCGTAAAGCGGGACGTGCAGGAAGCATGCTGGATTTTGAAGGCAGCAATGATGAAAACCTGGCCAGGTTCTATATGAGCTTCGGTTCGCAGGAAATGAAGTATGCAACGGTTCGTATCAATCGCCTGCCGTGGTATGTGAAGTGGTTAAAACGTGGGTGA
- a CDS encoding polysaccharide deacetylase family protein encodes MILVYCEKISPRLVYSARTLLSVLDEEVSFTSSIEEAKEHTGPRIWYCQLQVAEGVHVYPAGLLTDRGINDITVPVMKWKHTQALFPSPHHAGFPFDVFSAAFYMLSRYEEYLPHRSDEHARFEAKESLAFTHEFLEEPVVDYWAIALAEELTQHYPYLNRADRRYTYRSTIDIDNAFAYREKGMMRTLGGYARSLVKFRLSEVMLRTRVLVGKQRDPYDTYDQLRAIHTQYGIRPTWFFLLADYGVNDKNVPFHNRKFQSLIKLLADYGDAGIHPSFGSARDPRKLATEIERLSGILNREIIRSRQHFLKLEFPKTYRQLILHDVREDHTLGFASRIGFRAGTCHPYLFYDLEREETTDLTIVPFQVMDATLRYYMKVEPSEVIARIRPVIDRVREVKGCFVSLWHNESLSENAIWKGWNGVYEEVVREASKTG; translated from the coding sequence ATGATACTCGTCTACTGTGAAAAGATAAGTCCGCGACTCGTCTATTCCGCGCGCACGCTGCTTTCTGTGCTGGATGAGGAGGTGAGCTTTACTTCTTCCATTGAAGAAGCAAAGGAGCATACCGGCCCCCGCATCTGGTATTGCCAACTGCAGGTGGCGGAGGGTGTGCACGTTTATCCGGCAGGGCTTCTGACCGACCGTGGTATCAACGACATAACGGTGCCGGTGATGAAATGGAAACATACGCAGGCCCTGTTCCCGTCTCCGCATCATGCCGGTTTTCCGTTCGATGTGTTTTCTGCGGCGTTTTACATGTTGTCCAGGTACGAAGAATACCTGCCTCACCGGAGTGATGAACATGCCCGGTTCGAGGCGAAGGAATCGCTGGCGTTCACCCATGAATTCCTCGAAGAACCCGTGGTGGATTACTGGGCCATTGCCCTGGCCGAAGAACTGACACAACATTACCCGTATCTCAACCGGGCCGATCGCCGATACACCTATCGTTCCACCATCGATATAGACAATGCATTTGCCTACCGTGAAAAAGGAATGATGCGCACGCTGGGTGGTTATGCACGGTCTTTGGTGAAGTTCAGGCTCAGCGAGGTGATGCTCCGCACACGTGTGTTGGTTGGCAAGCAACGCGACCCCTATGATACCTATGATCAGTTGCGCGCCATTCATACCCAATACGGCATCCGCCCCACCTGGTTCTTTCTTTTGGCGGATTATGGAGTGAACGACAAGAACGTTCCTTTTCACAACCGCAAGTTCCAGTCACTCATTAAACTCCTGGCCGATTACGGTGATGCCGGCATTCATCCGTCCTTCGGATCGGCCAGGGATCCCCGCAAGCTGGCCACGGAGATCGAAAGACTTTCAGGCATCCTGAACAGGGAGATCATCCGCTCCAGGCAACATTTCCTGAAACTGGAATTCCCGAAAACATACCGCCAATTGATCCTGCATGACGTCCGCGAAGACCATACCCTGGGCTTTGCTTCAAGGATCGGTTTCCGCGCCGGTACCTGTCACCCGTACCTGTTTTATGACCTTGAGCGGGAAGAGACAACCGATCTGACCATCGTGCCGTTCCAGGTGATGGATGCCACCTTGCGGTACTACATGAAAGTGGAACCCTCCGAGGTGATCGCACGCATCCGGCCTGTTATTGACCGGGTGAGAGAGGTGAAGGGGTGTTTCGTGAGCCTTTGGCACAACGAGTCACTCAGTGAAAATGCCATATGGAAAGGATGGAATGGCGTGTACGAGGAGGTGGTGCGTGAAGCTTCCAAAACCGGGTGA
- a CDS encoding phosphatidate cytidylyltransferase, which translates to MMQRAITGAIFLVVMISGILYSEWSLFALVMLITAGGQWEYYRMINTTDARPKRLLGTLTGLTLVAGAFMCVKMHDPTLLVATLLLPFFGIADTVFNKSAKPYHDIAHTFFAVLYIALPMALIGIMGLQVSDRYQAGVVMFYFATIWIYDTFAYLSGRFFGKHKLLERVSPKKTWEGAAGGFLTGIAASYFATPFMPEGTAWWQCAAFAAVVMVTGTLGDLSVSVIKRSVGAKDTGGLLPGHGGLLDRFDSQLLSAAPAYLTLWLLM; encoded by the coding sequence ATGATGCAGCGGGCGATTACCGGTGCCATCTTTCTGGTGGTGATGATCTCGGGTATTCTTTACAGTGAGTGGTCGCTGTTTGCCCTGGTGATGCTGATCACCGCCGGTGGCCAGTGGGAATACTACCGCATGATCAACACCACCGATGCCAGGCCCAAGCGTTTGCTGGGCACACTCACGGGGCTTACCCTCGTAGCCGGGGCGTTCATGTGTGTAAAAATGCATGACCCCACCTTGCTTGTCGCCACCCTCCTCCTTCCCTTTTTCGGGATTGCAGACACGGTATTCAACAAGTCAGCCAAACCGTATCACGACATCGCCCATACGTTTTTCGCTGTGCTGTACATCGCGTTACCGATGGCATTGATCGGCATCATGGGACTTCAGGTATCCGACCGGTACCAAGCCGGTGTTGTCATGTTTTACTTTGCCACCATCTGGATCTATGACACATTCGCCTACCTGTCAGGGCGCTTTTTCGGAAAGCACAAACTTCTGGAGCGGGTTTCCCCTAAGAAAACATGGGAAGGCGCCGCAGGAGGTTTTCTGACAGGCATTGCGGCTTCCTATTTTGCCACCCCGTTCATGCCCGAGGGAACCGCGTGGTGGCAGTGCGCAGCATTTGCAGCTGTGGTGATGGTAACCGGTACGTTGGGTGATTTGTCGGTTTCGGTGATCAAGCGCAGTGTGGGTGCAAAAGACACAGGCGGATTGCTGCCCGGCCACGGAGGCCTCCTGGACCGGTTCGACAGCCAGTTGCTTTCTGCGGCACCTGCTTACCTGACCCTTTGGTTGTTGATGTGA
- the rsfS gene encoding ribosome silencing factor: MKKTQSSKKLADAVVAGMLEKKAKHIVLLNMKGIDHAFCEYFVICEGDSRTQVEAIADSIEEIVRKTIKEKPWSTEGYDNAEWILLDYGTVVAHVFQPQQRDFYRIEELWADAKRQDIQEESFVPKAN; encoded by the coding sequence ATGAAAAAAACACAAAGCTCAAAAAAGCTGGCCGATGCAGTAGTTGCAGGCATGCTTGAAAAAAAAGCAAAACACATTGTGCTGCTGAACATGAAAGGAATCGACCATGCCTTTTGTGAATACTTTGTGATATGTGAGGGAGACTCCCGGACCCAGGTGGAAGCCATCGCCGACTCCATCGAAGAAATTGTCCGGAAGACCATCAAGGAAAAACCCTGGAGTACCGAAGGCTACGACAACGCCGAGTGGATCCTGCTGGATTACGGAACCGTTGTGGCCCATGTATTCCAACCTCAACAACGGGATTTCTACAGGATCGAAGAGCTTTGGGCCGACGCCAAACGTCAGGACATCCAGGAAGAATCCTTTGTCCCCAAGGCGAACTGA